The DNA region GTTCTCACGATGTTCGCCTGCAGTATCCCCGTCATTCTCATTATGGTGCTTCTCCTGCGCTCGGCAGGGATGCAGCGCTGGGGCAAGGAACAGGCAACCATGCCGAAGTTCGCCAATCCATTGAAACCAAACATCTCCAACCCCCGACCAATATCTTTTTATGTGGACTATGCTTCCGAAGACCGCAAGATCGCGGATGAATTGGTCCGGGTGTTGAAAAAGTATGGGCACGTACAGAAGGACAAGCCGGAGGACGCAAAATCGGTGTTTGTCCTGCTCTCCCGCTTCAAAAGTGACACGGAAGCGGATCCTGAAAATCAGGTTGTCTTTCCCGTCGTGGTGCAGACCGGGGATGTCTCGAAGAAATTATCGAAGATCCAATGGATCGACATGCGACACAGCGTGCATGGACTGAACACCATCGCTCAGCTCCTGCCGGAGCCGGAGAAACTGCTAAAGGCGCTGGGCAACCGTCCGCGCGGCAATCAATTGATCCTGCCTGCGCCGGTCACAGCGATGTATTATTTCCTTATCTTGCTGGGAGTGCTCGTCCTTGGCACCTTCACAAAACTTGTCTTTGGGCTTGCGGCATCGGATATTTCCATGGATGCCTTTGACAACGCCCTGGCTTCTGTATTCTTCCCTTATCTGATCAGCGTCGTCCTTACGGGACTTTTGATCTATTTCATGACGCGGTCTCTTCTCCGTCGTCAGGGACGAATGGCTGGTTTCTGGAGTTTTTCGCTGGCATTGTTCCTGCTGGGGTGTCTTCTCTTCTGGCAATTCATCATGGGCGGCAATGTCATAGCCGTGATCGATGAGCTTGACCCTAACGCCGACATCAGCGCCGCATTCGTGACCTTCTTCCCAATTACGATCTACGTGATCGGGGCAGCGGTGATGGGCATCTTCCTCTTCTTCCGCCGCAGGGATATCATGCTGTGGTTCCCGGCAAAAGTAAAGCGCAAATGAATAAAGAATAAAAAGAACCCGCTGTCTCGCGGGTTCTTTTTTCATAATCGAAGTCCCTTCCCAAATCGGTTATACTTCGTTCGCTCACACGGCGGAATCACCGCCTTAAATCGACCGATAAACGAGAATTTGAAAGCAGCATGACCGACCATATCCGCAACTTCTGTATCATCGCCCATGTAGATCATGGCAAATCCACGCTCGCCGACCGCCTGCTTCAGTTGACAGGCGCCATCTCCGAGCGTGACATGACCGAGCAGGCGCTCGACTCGATGGACCTCGAACGCGAAAAAGGCGTCACCATCAAGGCGTCCGCGGTCCGCATGTATTACACGGCGAAAGATAACCAAAAATACGAACTGAACCTGATCGACACACCCGGGCACGTGGACTTCGGCTACGAAGTCAGCCGCGCGTTGAAAGCCTGCGAAGGTGCCATCCTCGTGGTGGACGCCACACAGGGCATCGAAGCGCAGACGCTTGCCAATTTGTATCAGGCGCTCGACGCCGACCTGACCATTATCCCCATCATCAACAAGATCGACCTGCCCTCCGCCCGTCCCGATGAAGTGGCTGAAGATGTAGGCTCCCTGCTCGGGGTCGATCCCGATGCGGTTTTGCGCGTCTCCGCGAAGGAAGGCGTCAACGTCGAAGCCATCCTTGAAGCCATCGTCGAACGCGTGCCCGCCCCAAAAGATGAAGACAATGCGCCGTTGCGCGCGCTCGTCTTCGATGCGCACTATGACTCCTATAAAGGCGTGGTTGCATATATCCGCGTGTTCGAAGGCAAGATCAAAGCCAACGATGTGCTGCGGATGTTCTCCACAAAAATGGACCTGCGCCCGGTGGAGATCGGTATTTTCTCGCCGGGGATGAAACCCGTGACTTCGATCGGCTCCGGGGAAGTGGGCTACGTGGCGACGGGATTCAAGACCGTACACGAGTGCCGCGTCGGTGACACGCTGACATCTGCCTCTGCACCCGCGGCTGAACCCCTGCCCGGATATTTCACCCCCAAACCGATGGTCTTCGCAGGTATCTATCCCGTCGAAGCGGACGACTACACCGAATTGCGCGAAGCGTTGGAGAAACTACAACTCAACGATGCCTCATTAACCTATCAACCTGAGACATCACAGGCACTGGGATTTGGCTTCCGCGCAGGCTTTCTCGGCTTGTTCCACATGGAGATCATTCAGGAACGCATCGAGCGCGAATACGACCTCGATGTGCTCTTCACTGCGCCCTCTGTGGAATACGAAGTGGTGACAATCGGCGATGAAATTGTTCAGGTTGATTCGCCCGCCGAACTCCCCGACCCGGGCAAGATCATCGAAGTCCGCGAACCGTGGATGAACATCGAGATCATCACGCCGACCGAGTATTACGGTCCCATCATGGACTTGGTCACCAAGCGCCGCGGCATTTTCAAACAGCAGGAGCACCCCGCTCCACACCGCGTACAGTTGGATTTTGAGATTCCGCTCTCCGAGATCATCGTGGATTTCTTCGATCATCTCAAATCGCGCACCAAAGGCTATGCCTCGCTTGATTATCAGTTCCTCGAGTACCGCCCGGACAAACTGCAAAAGTTGGAGATCCTGGTCAACGGCGAACCGGTCGATGCGCTTGCGGCAATCGTCCATGAGAAGGATGCGTTCCATAAGGGACAGCGTCTCATCACCAAACTCAAGGACTTGATTCCACGTCAATTGTATGATGTCGCGGTCCAAGCCGCCTCGGGTGGACGCATCATCAGCCGCGCCAACGTAAAAGCCACCCGCAAGGACGTGCTCGCAAAATGTTACGGCGGCGATATCTCGCGCAAGAAGAAATTGCTCGAGAAACAAAAGCGCGGCAAGAAGCGTCTCAAGATGGTTGGAAACGTCGAGATCCCGCAGGAAGCGTTCATGGCGGTTCTCAAATTGGAAGACGAATAAACCTCTATAATCACAAAGGCACACAAAGGGTTACGAAGGAAAATCCTTAACACCTTTATGACCTTTGTGA from Anaerolineales bacterium includes:
- the lepA gene encoding translation elongation factor 4 — protein: MTDHIRNFCIIAHVDHGKSTLADRLLQLTGAISERDMTEQALDSMDLEREKGVTIKASAVRMYYTAKDNQKYELNLIDTPGHVDFGYEVSRALKACEGAILVVDATQGIEAQTLANLYQALDADLTIIPIINKIDLPSARPDEVAEDVGSLLGVDPDAVLRVSAKEGVNVEAILEAIVERVPAPKDEDNAPLRALVFDAHYDSYKGVVAYIRVFEGKIKANDVLRMFSTKMDLRPVEIGIFSPGMKPVTSIGSGEVGYVATGFKTVHECRVGDTLTSASAPAAEPLPGYFTPKPMVFAGIYPVEADDYTELREALEKLQLNDASLTYQPETSQALGFGFRAGFLGLFHMEIIQERIEREYDLDVLFTAPSVEYEVVTIGDEIVQVDSPAELPDPGKIIEVREPWMNIEIITPTEYYGPIMDLVTKRRGIFKQQEHPAPHRVQLDFEIPLSEIIVDFFDHLKSRTKGYASLDYQFLEYRPDKLQKLEILVNGEPVDALAAIVHEKDAFHKGQRLITKLKDLIPRQLYDVAVQAASGGRIISRANVKATRKDVLAKCYGGDISRKKKLLEKQKRGKKRLKMVGNVEIPQEAFMAVLKLEDE
- a CDS encoding toll/interleukin-1 receptor domain-containing protein, which codes for MTQKVFMSYSRREVGFVDDLVRNLEERKYEVWLDYRNLIPGTPWQDQIYKGIHDSDVILLVVSKASLGSQNVEVEWRRVLEQNKRIILLIFEAVDLPPELEQYEWVDFRGSYKAGLDELFSQLEKPIQEEHPVPQTGFKVPMIVWVAALFGVLTAVISLFAFWTLFIPWLLALLPYRIIKRNFNFSQVQASLIVLPFALFMSAMTVPEEQMDSVLTMFACSIPVILIMVLLLRSAGMQRWGKEQATMPKFANPLKPNISNPRPISFYVDYASEDRKIADELVRVLKKYGHVQKDKPEDAKSVFVLLSRFKSDTEADPENQVVFPVVVQTGDVSKKLSKIQWIDMRHSVHGLNTIAQLLPEPEKLLKALGNRPRGNQLILPAPVTAMYYFLILLGVLVLGTFTKLVFGLAASDISMDAFDNALASVFFPYLISVVLTGLLIYFMTRSLLRRQGRMAGFWSFSLALFLLGCLLFWQFIMGGNVIAVIDELDPNADISAAFVTFFPITIYVIGAAVMGIFLFFRRRDIMLWFPAKVKRK